One segment of Dermochelys coriacea isolate rDerCor1 chromosome 5, rDerCor1.pri.v4, whole genome shotgun sequence DNA contains the following:
- the HINT1 gene encoding histidine triad nucleotide-binding protein 1, with amino-acid sequence MADEIRKAQAARPGGETIFGKIIRKEIPAKIIFEDEQCLAFHDISPQAPMHFLVIPKKPIVQLSEAEDSDESLLGHLMIVGKKCAAELGLTKGYRMVVNEGPDGGQSVYHVHLHVLGGRQLGWPPG; translated from the exons ATGGCCGACGAGATCCGGAAGGCGCAGGCCGCCCGGCCCGGCGGGGAAACCATCTTCGGGAAGATCATCCGCAAGGAGATCCCGGCCAAAATCATCTTCGAGGACGAGCAG TGCCTTGCGTTCCATGACATTTCACCTCAAGCTCCAATGCATTTCCTAGTGATTCCTAAGAAGCCAATTGTCCAATTATCTGAAGCAGAAGATTCAGATGAATCT CTTCTTGGACATTTAATGATTGTTGGCAAGAAGTGTGCTGCTGAATTGGGCTTGACCAAGGGATACCGAATGGTCGTGAATGAAGGGCCAGATGGTGGGCAGTCTGTCTATCATGTACATCTCCATGTTCTTGGTGGACGTCAGTTGGGCTGGCCTCCTGGCTAA